The following nucleotide sequence is from Zea mays cultivar B73 chromosome 1, Zm-B73-REFERENCE-NAM-5.0, whole genome shotgun sequence.
GTTTCCTCTTGATCTTATTGGTGCTCGATCCCCAGAACACCTGTCCGTGCTTCTAGCTTCGCTGTGGGCGCTGCCTACCCACAAGCGGAGAGTTTCTCTGGAGGGTGGCGATCCATCCCTTTCCGCCCGCCAGACTTTGGTCCTCAGCCAGGAGGGGGAGGGGGTGAGCTCGCTGGTGAAACTTCAGAGAAGATGGACCCAAGGCTGAAACCCTCACAGTGGGATCGGTGGAACTCTAAGGAGGCGAGGAATCCACCCAATGCTTGGGGAAGACACCGCAATATGAGCTGGCGACTCCGACCCTCACACGTGAAATCTGAGGGAGAGGTGATTGGATCATCATCTGGTGACATGAATAACCCAGGTAACCCTAAATCCCCGACTCTCCCTGGGATGCTGGAGGTAGAAGGAAGTCGTCGCACATTCTGCCAAAAATGCGGTGATGAAGGTCATCATGCCAGAGATTGTTCTAGGGCTTTGTGGTGTGATATCTGCATGAAAGAGACTCATGTAACTGCGAAATGTGTGTGGCCAAGACAGAACAAACCTATTATGCCATTAGTGGGAATGGCAGCAGATGGTTTGAGTTTTTACTCCTCTCAGTTTGGAAAGAACATTTCCAAAAAAAACAAAGAGGAGCCTGTTGGGATTAGTCAAAATTGTGGAGGGGATTGTGTCTGCTGGTGATCTGGAGAGGGATTTTAGCTTCCATTTTCCATGGGGACGACCCTGGAAAGCTGATAAGTGTCATCTTGGTTTCCTGATGCAATTCCCATCACAGGACAGGCTTGATGAACTGACCAACTTTACTGAGTTGAAGATGAAGATTTCAGGGGTTAAGATTGTAGTAACTGTGTGGAACTCTCAGGTTTTGGCTAAATCCAGATTGCACTCAGTTTGGATTAAGGCCGATAATGTGCCTGAAGAATTGTTGAACTATCAAGCCATATGTGAGTTGGGTTCGGTTTTAGGAGCTGTGGAAGAAGTGGATCTGGCCGCTCTGAAATCCAATGACATGGTTAGATTTAAAGTGCATGTGAAGAGCATCGCGAGGATTCCACCTGTCATTGAGATAGGAGTCAAGCATCTCTTATATGACATTTATTTTAAGGTGGAAAAGGTAGAAACTGAAGGATGGAATGAGGAAGAAGCTAGTATGAGAAAGAGATCTTCTGTTGATTTACAGCCGAACGAGTTCGGTTTGGGTGACAATGGAGGGAAAAAACCCAAAAGTGATATTCATGAAAGTGGGAAGGTCCCTCTGATTCCTGTAAATCAGAAAACATCTTCCTCTGAGTTTAAAGAAGCAATGTTTGCTACAGATCCACAAACCAATGAATGTGACAAATGCAATGAAGAGGGGGAAAATCTGGGGGATGAAAACAATGAGAAGGTAGACTTTGAAGACAGTGATGAAGACCTTCTTAGTTCCCAAGAGCTTAACAACTTTGTGAAAGGAATGGGTGTTGAGATAGCGGATGAGCAGGAATTGGAGATGGATGAGGGTGAACTCCTCAAAGTTCAAGATGAGCAACAAACTGGTAAGGATAAAAAAGGTAAAGCCAAGTTGGTAGATCAAGTTGAAGGCACAAGGAAAAGTAGCAGACTGGAGGCAAATGAAGATACCAGGATTACGGACAAAGCCATCAACAGAGCTGAAGCGAAGGATGCCTTCTTGAACATAGGTAACAACCCCAACCCTTTCTCTATCTTAAATTCTGAAAACAGCTTGCTGATTGATATAGCTAACAAACTTGGGGTGAATCTGGGAAAAGATGATAATGAAAGATTAGATAACTTAGAAATGATCAAGTGCTTAGAAGAAGAACGTGCCAGGGCTATTATGCCAGACGTTGGTGCTGATGATATTGATAATAAATTCGCTGGTAATTTAGTGGAGAATGAGGATCCTTCGATTATGGATAGAATTGTCCAAGAGATGATAGAGAGTGAATCAGAAGGGAAAAAGAACAAAACaccaaagaagaagaaaaaatacAGAAAGAGAAAAAATATTCTCTGAGGAAAAAAAAGGGTTCTCCAAAAATTAGATATACATCTAATAATAGGAGATGCCTGAAGCGTCATCAATGGGACAACCAAGTATCTGAATGAAAGGGGTAATATGGAACTGCCAGGGGCTTGCCAAACCCGGGAAATTTGAGTTCATTCATGAACTCATAAACAAGGAAAAAATTGATTTCATTAGTCTGCAAGAGACTAATAAGAAAGAATTTGGGCAGAACTGGTTACTGTCTTTAAGCAGTAATAAGTTGTTTAAGTGGATTTCTTCTCCCCCTAATGGTAGATCAGGGGGTTTGCTGGTGGGTTTTAATTCAGACActttggatgtctcggacattcaAATCAAGGACTTCATGATTGTGTGTCGGGTGCATCACAAGATTAAAAATCTTTCTTGGACTTTTGCTAATGTCTATGGGGCAGCTCAAGCGGTTAATAAAGATAATTTCTTAAGCGAGTTAGCTGCCACTTGCTCCCACTGTAGTGGTCCCATTCTGCTAGGTGGTGACTTTAACATTTTGAGGAGTAGTGATGACAAAAATAAGCCTTATGTTGCCAATAGATGGACGCTTCTCTTTAATGCCATCATTGATCAGCACGGTCTGGTTGAGCTAGATCTAACTGATAGGAAGTTTACATGGTCCAATAATAGAAATCCTCCCACTTTTGAAAAACTTGACAGATTTCTAGTGAGCCCTGATTGGGATTTATTATACAGCAATGCTAGGGTTAGAGGGCTGAACAGATTTCTTTCAGACCATGTTCCTTTGATGTTAAGCACTGAGGATTCAAAAAAACCTGTTGCTACTTTTAGATATGAGTTGCTCTGGCATAAAAAACCTGATTTTAGAGAGTTGGTTTGTAGAAGTTGGGAGCTTCCAATAAGGAGTAAAGGAAGTCTTAACATTTGGAAAGAGAAAGTTAAGAGACTCAAAAAATACCTTAAGGGTTGGAATTTCAATGAAGAAGGGAGTAACAAGAGAAGGAGAGAAGATCTTTTGAAGAAAATCAATGGGTTAGACATTAAAAATGAAGAAGGGGGGCTGTCGGATAATGAAAAAATGGCGAAAAAAGATTGTGAGCTTTTGCTTAATAAACTTCTCTTTGAGGAAGAGATGAAAATGAAGCAGAGAGCTCGTGAGAGGTTAATtacggaaggagatgaaaatacaaattATTTTCATCAAAAAGCCAATCTCAATAGAAGGAGAATCAGGATTCATGCTCTGATGGATAAGGAGAACTTGGTTGAAGAGGAGGATGAGAAGAATCGGATTGCTACTAACTTCTATAAAAACTTGTTTGGCCCTTCTCCTATCTCTGCCATCTATATGGAGGATAGAAACATGGATAAGATTAGCGATGAGGACAGATGTATCCTCACTGCCCCTTTTACAGAGACCGAGGTTAAGCATGTAGTAGACAACTTTAAACACAATAGTGCCCCAGGCCCTGATGGTCTCCCTGCAGAATTTTTTAAGGACTTCTGGGACATTATTAAAAAGGACATCATGAAGTTGTTTGAAGACTTTTTCAAAGGAAAACTGGACATTAAAAGATTAAACTATGGTGTTGTCACTTTAATTCCTAAAGTGGACAAGGCTATAGATATGAAAAACTTTAGACCCATTTGTCTTTTAAATGTTTGCTATAAAATGATCACCAAAGTCCTTAACAATAGGTTGTCAAATTGTATCACTAAGGTGATTAGTGATAACCAGTTTGGCTTTATTAAAGGAAGATATATTTTGGATGGTGTTGTGGCCCTTCATGAGATTATTCATGAAGTAAAAAAGAAAAAGCAAGATGGGATCATTTTGAAAATTGATTTTGAAAAGGCGTATGACAAAGTTAATTGGCATTTCTTATATAAAATGCTTGAGATAAAAGGATTTGGCGAGAAATGGGGAGACTGGGTGATGAAAACAGTTAGTGGGGGCAAGGTTGCCGTTAGGACTAACAATCTAACTGGCCCCTTCTTCTCTACGCATAAGGGGGTAAGACAGGGAGATCCCTTATCTCCGTTGCTCTTCAACATTGTTGTGGATGATCTTTCTTGCATGATTAAAAGGGCCCAGGAGGTTGGTCTTTTGGTGGGCCTTGTTCCTCacatcattgaaaatggttgtgcTTGTTTACAATATGCAGATGACACTATCTTCCTTCTTCAGGATAACCCGATGTATGCAAGGAATCTGAAATTTGTTTTGGTCCTTTTTGAGCAGATGTCAGGCCTCAAAATTAACTTTCACAAGAGTGAGATTCTGTGCTTTGGCAAAGCCGTAGATATGAAGAATTTGTACGCTGAAATCTTCACTTGTCCTATCAGAAATTTACCCATGAACTACTTGGGCATCCCCGTAGATTACAAGACTCTTAGAAtctcccattgggccaaaatggaAGAAAAAATGGAAAAAAACTGGGGGTCTGGCAAGGAAGGTATCTCAGCCTTGGGGGGAGGCTGGTGCTGATTAACAGTAGTTTGTCTAGCATCCCTTTATACATGCTTTCCATTTTCTGGGCTCCTGTTAGTGTGCTCAAAAAACTGGACATGTATAGAAGGAGGATGCTATGGCAGGGGGGGAAAAAGAGCAATAAACCCCATCTGGTGAACTGGGATATTGTTTGTAGGCCTAAGGATCAAGGAGGTCTGGGAATTTTAGACCTTAGATGCATGAACCTTTGCTTACTGGCCAAATGGTGGAGGAGTTTGGAGAATAAGGAGGGCTTGTGGCAAAAAATAGTAAGGTTTAAATATATCAGAGGAAGACCTTTGAGTTTGATGCAAAGGAAACAAGGGGACTCTCATTTCTGGAAAAGCATTCTGGAAGTAAAAGATGTGTTTTACAAAAACTGCAAAAGAATCATTGGAGATGGTAAATCAACCAGTTTTTGGAATGATTGTTGGTGTGGGAATACTCCTCTCTCGGTAAGATTTAAAAGACTTCATGACTTATCTCTTAATAAAGAGATAAGTGTAGAAAAGGTGATAAGTACGAATTCTGAATCCTTAACCTTCAGAAGGAGGCTAGTGGGAGCTGGGGCTGACAATCTCAAGGAGATGATATCCTCATATGAGGACATCTGTCTTAATGATTCTAGAGATAATGTTATTTGGTTACTAGATAAAAAAGGATTTTCGGTCAAATCCCTTTACCTTAATTGTCGAAACAATTTGGGTCGGGTGCCTTATATGTTCATCTGGAACGCTAAAATCCCCCAAAGGATAAAAGTTTTCCTTTGGCTTCTTTTGAGAGACAGGATTCTATCCAAGGCAAATCTGAGCAAAAGGAATTGGCAAGGAAACATCAATTGCACTTGGTGTGATTGCCTAGAAACTACGCAGCACATCTTCTTTGACTGTCAGATAGCAAAATTTACATGGAGAGTGGTGCAGATGGTGCTACATCCCATTTGTATTCCCATGAATCCCAGTGAGATGTTTAGCCACTGGCTCCATCTTTTCAATAAACGAGACAGGAATTTGTTGACAGTGGGATGTAGTGCAGTTCTTTGGACTCTTTGGAAAATAAGAAACGAAGCTTGTTTTGATGATAAAAGAATAGTTAATACGTTAGACATCTTTATATTGTGTTGTTTTTGGATGAACTCATGGATTTTATTACAGAAAAAATCGGCAAGAAGGATGCTGGAGGAAAGAAGCAATCATATCAGAAAAATGGCTAGTGAGTTCTTCAGTCGAGCTTGGGGATGGTCTCCAGTTGACAGGAGGCTGACACAGTGATCGGTTGAGTGGGGGATCCTTTTTGGCGATGATGCTTCTTTCTGTTCTTGAACCTAGAGACTCTTTTGGCTATTATATCAGGATGTCGGTCTGTAATAATGTCTTGGTTAAATCCCCTTTCTTGTCTTAGTCGTCTTGGTTTGGCAATAGATTTTGGGTCAGGTCTGATCATAGATGTTGCTGGATTAGTTGCTGAGCTTTTGTTGCCAATGGCTTGTTTTGGCTAAGACATTTCTGGTGTGTGTCTGTATGTGTTTCCTGtttcttaatgaaatagggggGA
It contains:
- the LOC109943479 gene encoding uncharacterized protein, with the protein product MQFPSQDRLDELTNFTELKMKISGVKIVVTVWNSQVLAKSRLHSVWIKADNVPEELLNYQAICELGSVLGAVEEVDLAALKSNDMVRFKVHVKSIARIPPVIEIGVKHLLYDIYFKVEKVETEGWNEEEASMRKRSSVDLQPNEFGLGDNGGKKPKSDIHESGKVPLIPVNQKTSSSEFKEAMFATDPQTNECDKCNEEGENLGDENNEKVDFEDSDEDLLSSQELNNFVKGMGVEIADEQELEMDEGELLKVQDEQQTGKDKKGKAKLVDQVEGTRKSSRLEANEDTRITDKAINRAEAKDAFLNIEKIGKKDAGGKKQSYQKNG